TCGAACCTCCACAACCCGTCACTGCCCATAGTTGCTGGCACTTTCTGATCCCCCCGCGGTGGGGTTCAACACCTGAGGCCAGAAGCCCGCAGGTGATCCCCTCCCCCAGGTGCGGTGACGCTGTTAGAGGAACTCTGGCTCAGGAACCAGATACTATTGACTTGGGCCCTGTCACAAGCCTCCAGGCCTCTTCATTCTGCCCAAGACTGCCTTTCGATGAGCTGTCAATCCTCCCCACCATGTCCCCTCCAGCCACTCTGACCTGCCTCCCTCTGCTGTCTCCCTTCAgaaccatcccctcccccacgcaAGAGGCCGCTCCTGGCCTGTCCCTCCAGGCTGTGTCCTTCTGCTGTCCTGTTCTCcccattccccttcccctcccttccacaTTCACCAACCCATTTGGGAACAGCCCTCTCGAGCTGCTCCTGGCCACTGTCCCTCCACCTCTTCCAGGCCACCCCACCAAGACCACAGCTTCCTGGTGGACCCAGCTCCTGTATTTTGTGAGACGAAACCATCCCAGCAGTCTGCCTCCTCGCCATCTGGCCACCAGCTCAGCTTCTGGAACGACCCGCAGAGCAGCACTGTGAGGCCCATAGGAGTCTGTGTAGTCTGTGCTACCAAAGCAATTAGGACCCCCTGGAATTTGCACCTGTAGGGATCACAGGGGTACCCTGACTTTGCGTGTCACCTACCACACCTTCCCCACCAGCTGATGTCGGCACAGCCATCTGGGGCCTGCGTGCTGCTGTGCTTTTCCCCTAAGAGCCCAAGGGCAACAGATTACCCCCTTTTCGGACTGTTTGAAAACGGAGGTTCCTACAGAAATCCTACTTTGAGTGCAAGGATTTCTGGCATGGCTGTGCAAACCCTTCCCTATGACTGGCTCCTGCCGGGCTGGTCCTGCCAAGTTCTCAGACGACCTCTAATTGCCTCTGTTAACGTATCTTAAGGAAGCATCATTCATACAAAGATTTTACGCCAGAGTTCCACTGACTCACCATCTCTCACGGGCAAAGCTGAAGAGAATTTAAAAGTTCAGTAATTACATTAGAACGTATCTTTCACACATCCATCCAGGAGTGTATTCAAAGTTTTTAGAGAGGAAAAGTTCacattcaatggggaaaacatCAGGAGACATGTGAAACGTGCAAAATATCACCCCTCTTTCATTATTCTCCATTTAGCATATAAACACAAGGAAAAAACCAAGGACACATTCCATCGAGCGGAGAGAGCCGCTGACAGCAAAGGACAGCAAAggacagagaaggacagaagCCGTGTTCTCCCATTTCCTCCACTGTCTTCAGTCAGCTCTTGCGTCTCCCTATCTACATCCCAGAACCTCCCCTCCGCTTCCCGGAGGACAAAGGGAAGACTCTCTGGAGGCGGTGCCACGATGGAAAAGAAACCCAGACAGGGAACCGCAGGGCTCCGTTTAATTGTCTGCAGTGACGAACATTTAAgcggaaaacaaaacaaacgggCCCTGAGGCCGGTAGCGGCAGAGGATCAGGCCCTCCTAACACAGTGGCAGCTGGTACAACAGGAGTCACTGCCCCGGGAAGGACGCAGTCCCCGGGGAGGTCCACGTTAGACCtcggcccctctccccagcccaggcTTAGCGGGAAACGGGGGGCCCAAAGCGCCGCATGGTCCGCATCACCAGGGAAAGGTGCTCCAGGAAGTTGAGGACGGAAATTCGCAGGAGGCGAGGATCCTCGGCTCTCCAGCGGCTGAAAGGGAGCAGAAAAGACAACCGAGTTGGAGGTTGAAGCTTCTCCCCTTCCTTGCTCCGCCACCCCCCGCTCCAAATCCAGCCCACCAACCCCGACATCCCCATGAAGGCACCTCCCTGTACCCCAGGCCAGGCTGCAGGCGCAGGCCGAGacagcctcccccagccccgtcCCTAGAAGTAACCGTTCATGGAGGGTCTCTGTGTGTCCAGCTGAGCGCCCCTTCCTTGGAGACCCGGCCTGCTACCTGCTGCCGCTCCCACCGGGCCCCCTTCCAGAACTTACACGGCCAGGACGCTGCCACTCACTGTCAGCTGCTTCTCCACAGCCTTTCTGTGGGGCTCGGCATCTGGGGCCAGGGACCCACAGGCGATCTCCGCCTCCAAGCGGGATGGAAAAGGCACGCAGAGGGCACTGGAGGAGACGGGCTTAAGGCACCATCCAAACGACTTTGCGCCCGCCCCCGTCCTTCTCAGGCCCCCTGACTACCCCAGGCCCCTTCAAGACagctcccacccccttccccgaCCTAATCACGCCCAGCCACCCCGCCCCAGATGCCAAGTCGGGCCCATAGCCCCCCAGCCCGGCCCCCGGCAACCGGGTCattcccctgctctccctccttcctcccccgaCCCATCCCTCTGAAGCCAGGCCATTGGCAACCTGCTGGCATCTCTCTgccgccccccactcccccagcagccctgcctcccctctgtgCCCCTCCAACCCAGCTGTGGGCCAGACCTCCCCCcaacttcccccaccccctcggTGACCACTGTCCCACCAGCCCTGGGCCGGACCCCCACAGCCACTCCCCCGGTGACTACTGTCCCACCAGCAATCGGGCTGGGCCCccacagcctccccaccccctgtgaCCACTGTCCCACCAGCCCTGGGGCAGACCCCCCATCCGCTCCCCCGGTGACCACTGTCCCACCAGCCCCGGGGCAGACCCCCCATCCGCTCCCCCGGTGACCACTGTCCCACGAGCCGTGGGCTGGACCCCCACAGCCTCCCCAACTCCGTGACCACTGTCCCACCAGCCCTGGCCAGACCGCCCTAGCCGTCCCCAGGCCCCGGTGAACACCGCCCCTCTCCCTGTTCGCCCGCAGGCCGCCCCGACCCTTCGGTCCCTCAGGGGCCCCCGGCGCCCACAGCCAGCCCCCGGCCCAGGCCGCGCCGTCCGCTCGGGCAGGATACAATACGTGTCTTCGGGTCTCCCGCCTTCCGGTCGTGGCAGCGGCGTCTCCGCCCGGCTCCGGGACGTGCCGTGCGCGCGAGACGGGCCGAGCCCTGCCGGCGGCGGCAGCAGCTGCCTCGCCCGCGCCGCCGGGAAAGCCGGGGCCGCCGGGGCCACCGCGACGGTCCCGGCCGTCCGGGCCGTCGTCCGCAGCGTCCGCCCCACCGCCCGCGCCTGCGTCTGCGCCTGCCGCTTGCATGGCCGCCGCGCCCCGCCTCCAACCCCGCCCTCCGGGCGCCGCTCCCACCGCCCCGCCCCTCCGAGGGGCCGCTGAGGAACTCCGGCTTCTTTCCAAAGCTCCGCCTATCGCTCggaccccgcccccaccccgcgcaCGCGCAAACTGGCtcagggaggggcggggcggggcaaaGAGTGCCGGGCGCGTGGCCGCTTCCCGCCAAACCGACCCGGCGGGGGCCCGCCAGGAAAGCCCGCCTCTCTCCACAAGCCCTGCGTCTCAGAGCCCGACGCGTCCCCAGGGCGCCTGCGCCAACCAGCTCCACCGCCGGGCCTGTGGTCGCTGCCCGCCCAGCGGGCCCTCGCACCCTTGGGCCCTGGGAGGCCCCTTGGCTGCGGAGCCAGTGAGCGCTTCCTCCCAAAGCTCAGCGCCTTTGTCTGCGAACGCGACTCGGGCTGCCCGGAGCACCTGCGCCAACAGCCCCCATCgcccaccaccccaccccgccccgccgaCCCGCCCCGGCCCCGCGAGCCTGCTGGGCCCTTGACTGGCCCCCCCACGGTCCCTGTCAGCTGCCCCGTGAGCTCCCGGAGACCCCGCCCCACGGCTGCCTCGCCAATGGGCGCTCTCTCGTGAAGCCCCGCCCCTCAGGGCTCCGCGTAATCGCGGCGCGCCGGCGCATCCGCGACCCTCCCCTCGCGCGGCCGCGGGCAGCATGCTGGATTCCCGCCAAGCCGACCCCGCGGCCCGCGGCTTCCGGGACCGCCTTCGCGGCTGCGTGGCCAGCGAGCACTCCCTCACCAAACGCTGCCCCGTCGGGTGACACGTGACCCCGTCGCACCTCCACAGCCCCGTCCTGCCTCAGCTCGACCCCcgccgcaccccccacccctgcccgagACCTCGTGTGATGCCACGGGACTCGTGGCCTCTTGCCCGCCCTGCCTCTTCCCGGGGTTCGGGTCCCCAGGATGTGCGGCTCGACATCCTTGCAGCCGCtcctggaagggaggtgggacgGCGCCCACGACGGATCCTGGgcggcccccccgcccccatcgcCTGTACAGGTGGACAACCCAAAGTGGCCTTCGAGGGGGCGGCCCCTGGGATGAGCGCGTCAGATGGATTTTCAGAAAGATGGCCCGGTGGCCCCCGTGCGAGGGCAAGCCTGCCAGCGGGACAAGGAGCGACGGGGTGGCCCCAGGAACTCAAGCGGTGGCCGCGGAAAACCGGGCTCGTGTCCTAGATGAGCCACCAGAAGGCAGAACGGCAATCACGAAAGTCCCCACTCCATACGGCCCTGTCTAGACGCCAGAAAGTCTGCGCAGCACCCCCAAGTGTAGACACCCATGATCTCTGGGTGCTGGCTTTGGGGGGGCTGACTTCCCTGGGGGGGCTGCTTCCCCCAAAAGGCCCACGGGGACCTTACATCAcgtttctttcatgtttttcttgtAAGTCGTCTGTACACCCAACCCGGGGCAAAAACTCACGTgccccagatcaagagtcgcatgctgtACCCACGGAACCAGCCTGCGGGCACCCCCATAATCAAAAAGCAGTTTTTTAATCAGACAAGAGATATCCATCCTGGAATGTTGTATTAgtcttctctgtccctccttggTAATGGTAAGGAAGGACATAAAACTGAACTAGAGCATCAAATCCTGCTCGATCTCCTCTCAAAACAGACCCTACATCAGACCACTTCACTCCCTCTGCATTGCTATCCCCAACCATACACTCAACAGAAACAacatgtttggggtgcctgggtggctcagtgggttaagcatatgccttaagctcaggtcgtgatcccagggtcctgggatcggtccccacatggggctctctggggagcagggagcctgcttccctctctctctctgcctgcctctctgactacttgggatctctctctgtcaaataaataaataaaatctttttttaaaaaagtaacaacatgttggggtgcctgggtggatcagttggttaagctgctgccttcggctcaggtcatgatcccaaggttctgggatggagccccacatcgggctcactgctcagcggagagtctgctcctctctctccctctgcctgccgctctgcttacttgtgctctctctctagctctgtcaaataaataaataaaattaaaaaaagaagtaacaagaTGTTCATCAAAAATATagtgatactttaaaaataaaagtaaaacataataaataaaaattattaatataattatagataatacaaaataaataNNNNNNNNNNNNNNNNNNNNNNNNNNNNNNNNNNNNNNNNNNNNNNNNNNNNNNNNNNNNNNNNNNNNNNNNNNNNNNNNNNNNNNNNNNNNNNNNNNNNNNNNNNNNNNNNNNNNNNNNNNNNNNNNNNNNNNNNNNNNNNNNNNNNNNNNNNNNNNNNNNNNNNNNNNNNNNNNNNNNNNNNNNNNNNNNNNNNNNNNCTTCTTTATGTGTCTTAGTTATCTCTCACTGCATAGcaaattacttcaaaatttagtagcttaaagtaacaaacatttattgtttctggGAGTCACCACTCCAGGAGTAGCCCAGGAGGGTAGTTTTGGCACAGGGTCTATCATGAGGGTGCGGTGAAGTTGCTAGTCAGCgctgcagtcatctgaaggctggTCTGGCCGAGCAAATCTGCTTCCAAAGTAGCTCACAAAAGCCActcacatggggcgcctgggtggctcagcgggttaaagcctctgccttcagctcaggtcatgatcccggggtgctgggatcgagccccgcatcgggctctctgcttagctgggagcctgcttcctcctctctctctgcctgcctctctgcctacttataatctctatctgtcaaataaataaatctttgaaaaaaaaaaagccactcacATGATGGTTGGCTGGAGGCTTGTTTCCTCCTGATATGATTCCCCTGCTAGAGTTAGCTAAGAGCAAGTAACTGAAGCTGGCAAGCCTTTTATGATCTATGGTTCCAAATTTCCACATTGTCACATCTTCCATAtgctatttgagagaaagaaattacagtCCAGTCCACActcagagggaaagaaatgaagCCCCATTTATTTTGCAGGTGAAATACAGAATTTGCTgagatttttaaagttatttttataatttttattttctatttatatttatttacttatctatatttatttatttttcatttatttattttgtattatctataattatattaataatttttatttattatgttttacttttatttttaaagtatcactATATTTTTGATGAACAtcttgttacttctttttttaattttatttatttatttgacagagctagagagagagcacaagtaagcagagcggcaggcagagggagagagaggagcagactctccgctgagcagtgagcccgatgtggggctccatcccagaaccttgggatcatgacctgagccgaaggcagcagcttaaccaactgatccacccaggcaccccaacatgttgttacttttttaaaaaaagattttatttatttatttgacagagagagatcccaagtagtcagagaggcaggcagagagagagagggaagcaggctccctgctccccagagagccccatgtggggaccgatcccaggaccctgggatcacgacctgagcttaaggcatatgcttaacccactgagccacccaggcaccccaaacatgtTGTTTCTGTTGAGTGTATGGTTGGGGATAGCAATGCAGAGGGAGTGAAGTGGTCTGATGTAGGGTCTGTTTTGAGAGGAGATCGAGCAGGATTTGATGCTCTAGTTCAGTTTTATGTCCTTCCTTACCATTAccaaggagggacagagaagacTAATACAACATTCCAGGATGGATATCTCTTGTCTGATTAAAAAACTGCTTTTTGATTATGGGGGTGCCCGCAGGCTGGTTCCGTGGGTacagcatgcgactcttgatctggggcACGTGAGTTTTTGCCCCGGGTTGGGTGTACAGACGACTTacaagaaaaacatgaaagaaacgTGATGTAAGGTCCCCGTGGGCCTTTTGGGGGAAGCAGCCCCCCCAGGGAAGTCAGCCCCCCCAAAGCCAGCACCCAGAGATCATGGGTGTCTACACTTGGGGGTGCTGCGCAGACTTTCTGGCGTCTAGACAGGGCCGTATGGAGTGGGGACTTTCGTGATTGCCGTTCTGCCTTCTGGTGGCTCATCTAGGACACGAGCCCGGTTTTCCGCGGCCACCGCTTGAGTTCCTGGGGCCACCCCGTCGCTCCTTGTCCCGCTGGCAGGCTTGCCCTCGCACGGGGGCCACCGGGCCATCTTTCTGAAAATCCATCTGACGCGCTCATCCCAGGGGCCGCCCCCTCGAAGGCCACTTTGGGTTGTCCACCTGTACAGgcgatgggggcgggggggccgcCCAGGATCCGTCGTGGGCGCcgtcccacctcccttccaggaGCGGCTGCAAGGATGTCGAGCCGCACATCCTGGGGACCCGAACCCCGGGAAGAGGCAGGGCGGGCAAGAGGCCACGAGTCCCGTGGCATCACACGAGGTctcgggcaggggtggggggtgcggcgGGGGTCGAGCTGAGGCAGGACGGGGCTGTGGAGGTGCGACGGGGTCACGTGTCACCCGACGGGGCAGCGTTTGGTGAGGGAGTGCTCGCTGGCCACGCAGCCGCGAAGGCGGTCCCGGAAGCCGCGGGCCGCGGGGTCGGCTTGGCGGGAATCCAGCATGCTGCCCGCGGCCGCGCGAGGGGAGGGTCGCGGATGCGCCGGCGCGCCGCGATTACGCGGAGCCCTGAGGGGCGGGGCTTCACGAGAGAGCGCCCATTGGCGAGGCAGCCGTGGGGCGGGGTCTCCGGGAGCTCACGGGGCAGCTGACAGGGACCGTGGGGGGGCCAGTCAAGGGCCCAGCAGGCTCGCGGGGCCGGGGCGGGtcggcggggcggggtggggtggtgggcGATGGGGGCTGTTGGCGCAGGTGCTCCGGGCAGCCCGAGTCGCGTTCGCAGACAAAGGCGCTGAGCTTTGGGAGGAAGCGCTCACTGGCTCCGCAGCCAAGGGGCCTCCCAGGGCCCAAGGGTGCGAGGGCCCGCTGGGCGGGCAGCGACCACAGGCCCGGCGGTGGAGCTGGTTGGCGCAGGCGCCCTGGGGACGCGTCGGGCTCTGAGACGCAGGGCTTGTGGAGAGAGGCGGGCTTTCCTGGCGGGCCCCCGCCGGGTCGGTTTGGCGGGAAGCGGCCACGCGCCCGGCACTCtttgccccgccccgcccctccctgaGCCAGTTTGCGCGtgcgcggggtgggggcggggtccGAGCGATAGGCGGAGCTTTGGAAAGAAGCCGGAGTTCCTCAGCGGCCCCTCGGAGGGGCGGGGCGGTGGGAGCGGCGCCCGGAGGGCGGGGTTGGAGGCGGGGCGCGGCGGCCATGCAAGCGGCAGGCGCAGACGCAGGCGCGGGCGGTGGGGCGGACGCTGCGGACGACGGCCCGGACGGCCGGGACCGTCGCGGTGGCCCCGGCGGCCCCGGCTTTCCCGGCGGCGCGGGCGAGGCAGCTGCTGCCGCCGCCGGCAGGGCTCGGCCCGTCTCGCGCGCACGGCACGTCCCGGAGCCGGGCGGAGACGCCGCTGCCACGACCGGAAGGCGGGAGACCCGAAGACACGTATTGTATCCTGCCCGAGCGGACGGCGCGGCCTGGGCCGGGGGCTGGCTGTGGGCGCCGGGGGCCCCTGAGGGACCGAAGGGTCGGGGCGGCCTGCGGGCGAACAGGGAGAGGGGCGGTGTTCACCGGGGCCTGGGGACGGCTAGGGCGGTCTGGCCAGGGCTGGTGGGACAGTGGTCACGGAGTTGGGGAGGCTGTGGGGGTCCAGCCCACGGCTCGTGGGACAGTGGTCACCGGGGGAGCGGATGGGGGGTCTGCCCCGGGGCTGGTGGGACAGTGGTCACCGGGGGAGCGGATGGGGGGTCTGCCCCAGGGCTGGTGGGACAGTGGtcacagggggtggggaggctgtggGGGCCCAGCCCGATTGCTGGTGGGACAGTAGTCACCGGGGGAGTGGCTGTGGGGGTCCGGCCCAGGGCTGGTGGGACAGTGGTCAccgagggggtgggggaagttgGGGGGAGGTCTGGCCCACAGCTGGGTTGGAGGGGcacagaggggaggcagggctgctgggggagtggggggcggcAGAGAGATGCCAGCAGGTTGCCAATGGCCTGGCTTCAGAGGGATGGGtcgggggaggaaggagggagagcaggggaatGACCCGGTTGCCGGGGGCCGGGCTGGGGGGCTATGGGCCCGACTTGGCATCTGGGGCGGGGTGGCTGGGCGTGATTAGGtcggggaagggggtgggagctGTCTTGAAGGGGCCTGGGGTAGTCAGGGGGCCTGAGAAGGACGGGGGCGGGCGCAAAGTCGTTTGGATGGTGCCTTAAGCCCGTCTCCTCCAGTGCCCTCTGCGTGCCTTTTCCATCCCGCTTGGAGGCGGAGATCGCCTGTGGGTCCCTGGCCCCAGATGCCGAGCCCCACAGAAAGGCTGTGGAGAAGCAGCTGACAGTGAGTGGCAGCGTCCTGGCCGTGTAAGTTCTGGAAGGGGGCCCGGTGGGAGCGGCAGCAGGTAGCAGGCCGGGTCTCCAAGGAAGGGGCGCTCAGCTGGACACACAGAGACCCTCCATGAACGGTTACTTCTAGGgacggggctgggggaggctgtCTCGGCCTGCGCCTGCAGCCTGGCCTGGGGTACAGGGAGGTGCCTTCATGGGGATGTCGGGGTTGGTGGGCTGGATTTGGAGCGGGGGGTGGCGGAGCAAGGAAGGGGAGAAGCTTCAACCTCCAACTCGGTTGTCTTTTCTGCTCCCTTTCAGCCGCTGGAGAGCCGAGGATCCTCGCCTCCTGCGAATTTCCGTCCTCAACTTCCTGGAGCACCTTTCCCTGGTGATGCGGACCATGCGGCGCTTTGGGCCCCCCGTTTCCCGCTAAgcctgggctggggagaggggccgaGGTCTAACGTGGACCTCCCCGGGGACTGCGTCCTTCCCGGGGCAGTGACTCCTGTTGTACCAGCTGCCACTGTGTTAGGAGGGCCTGATCCTCTGCCGCTACCGGCCTCAGGGcccgtttgttttgttttccgcTTAAATGTTCGTCACTGCAGACAATTAAACGGAGCCCTGCGGTTCCCTGTCTGGGTTTCTTTTCCATCGTGGCACCGCCTCCAGAGAGTCTTCCCTTTGTCCTCCGGGAAGCGGAGGGGAGGTTCTGGGATGTAGATAGGGAGACGCAAGAGCTGACTGAAGACAGTGGAGGAAATGGGAGAACACGGcttctgtccttctctgtccTTTGCTGTCCTTTGCTGTCAGCGGCTCTCTCCGCTCGATGGAATGTGTCCTTGGTTTTTTCCTTGTGTTTATATGCTAAATGGAGAATAATGAAAGAGGGGTGATATTTTGCACGTTTCACATGTCTCCTGatgttttccccattgaatgtGAACTTTTCCTCTCTAAAAACTTTGAATACACTCCTGGATGGATGTGTGAAAGATACGTTCTAATGTAATTACTGAACTTTTAAATTCTCTTCAGCTTTGCCCGTGAGAGATGGTGAGTCAGTGGAACTCTGGCGTAAAATCTTTGTATGAATGATGCTTCCTTAAGATACGTTAACAGAGGCAATTAGAGGTCGTCTGAGAACTTGGCAGGACCAGCCCGGCAGGAGCCAGTCATAGGGAAGGGTTTGCACAGCCATGCCAGAAATCCTTGCACTCAAAGTAGGATTTCTGTAGGAACCTCCGTTTTCAAACAGTCCGAAAAGGGGGTAATCTGTTGCCCTTGGGCTCTTAGGGGAAAAGCACAGCAGCACGCAGGCCCCAGATGGCTGTGCCGACATCAGCTGGTGGGGAAGGTGTGGTAGGTGACACGCAAAGTCAGGGTACCCCTGTGATCCCTACAGGTGCAAATTCCAGGGGGTCCTAATTGCTTTGGTAGCACAGACTACACAGACTCCTATGGGCCTCACAGTGCTGCTCTGCGGGTCGTTCCAGAAGCTGAGCTGGTGGCCAGATGGCGAGGAGGCAGACTGCTGGGATGGTTTCGTCTCACAAAATACAGGAGCTGGGTCCACCAGGAAGCTGTGGTCTTGGTGGGGTGGCCTGGAAGAGGTGGAGGGACAGTGGCCAGGAGCAGCTCGAGAGGGCTGTTCCCAAATGGGTTGGTGAAtgtggaagggaggggaaggggaatgggGAGAACAGGACAGCAGAAGGACACAGCCTGGAGGGACAGGCCAGGAGCGGCCTCTtgcgtgggggaggggatggttcTGAAGGGAGACAGCAGAGGGAGGCAGGTCAGAGTGGCTGGAGGGGACATGGTGGGGAGGATTGACAGCTCATCGAAAGGCAGTCTTGGGCAGAATGAAGAGGCCTGGAGGCTTGTGACAGGGCCCAAGTCAATAGTATCTGGTTCCTGAGCCAGAGTTCCTCTAACAGCGTCACCGCACCTGGGGGAGGGGATCACCTGCGGGCTTCTGGCCTCAGGTGTTGAACCCCACCGCGGGGGGATCAGAAAGTGCCAGCAACTATGGGCAGTGACGGGTTGTGGAGGTTCGACAAACGGCTGGAGTGGGGAATGGCAGCAAAAGGCTAGACCTTTGTCTGGGCGTCACTGCAACAGAGACCCTGAGGATTAGCTCTTGGGGGCGGGATGGGGTGCCCAGGGACATCTGCGCCCTCCATGAGGGAGACACAGGAGGGTTAGGGCTAGTGGCCACAAAGGAGAAACACGGGCCCAGCTGGGACTTAACttgctttcccttccctcctaGCATACTGACGGCTGAAGGAGCACGTCCCCGCAAATGTCCAGCGCCTCCTTGCTGGAGCAGCTTTCCCTGGTTCTGGGGGCCATGCCATCGGGGGGCCACTTTCTCGCTGGGTCTCAGCGGGACAAAGGGACCTGAGTCCTAATCCGGTGCGCGTGCCTGGGGATGTAGATGATGCCCGGGCTGCCGTGGGCTGGCCTCTCCACCGGTCCTGGGCCTCTGTTCTGCAGTACCCGCTTGTTTCCCCGTTGCTAGAGGAGGAGAACACTTACACAGTGTTCCTGCAGAAGATAAAAGTGAGCCACAATTCCAAGCTTCTGTTCTGCTACCACACCCTCAGATATCAGCCTTGTCCTATGGATGCAAGGAAGGGCCAGGGGTTCagatattcatttctttttgaaaattttatacatttatttgacagcacaagcagggggagtggcaggcagagagagagggagaagcaggcttcccactgagcaaagagcctgatgatgggctggatcccgggaccctggggttatgacctgagcggaaggcagatgcttcactgactgagccacccaggcgctccgggaCTCAGATATTCAGATGGTACAAGGTAACTGAAACAACTTAGGAAATgggggaaaatgaaaatcaattatgctcaatcatttgcaaatagctACTGTAATATCTTATCAGTTTTATACTTGTGCTTACATATTAAAGGGACAatatgaaatgtgtattttgtgagtttagaattaaaattttccacAGGTTTTAAACTTATTTAACAGATGGGCTCTATTTGGAGGGGGGCGCGGGGAGCTCCTTCTGGCAAACCTGTCATCTTAGAGCTCTTGCGTCTGATTGAGCCTGTGGTGCAGGGGACATCGAGGGCACACCGGACCCTGGGCCTCGGGGGTCCTACCAGTTCAGCTGACCTTCAGCCTCCAGggatccccccgccccccacagagGAGACAGGCCTGTGGCGGCCGCTTCTGCGTCAGCGCTGCTCCCGCCGTCTTCTGTCCCTCGGGGAGCTTTAGTCCGATGACCTCCAACACCCGTCTGTGCTTCTGAAGCGTCATTACCCAAACGCACAGGACACGAGTATGGGCAGCGGGGACTGTGTAATCATCCAGAAGTGTGTATCCCTCAGCTCCTTTCCCCCGAGATTGATCGATTGACTAATCGACTGACCGATTGCTAGAGcatggcggggaggggcagaggagaaccccaagcagactccacacccaacgcggcgctcgatcccacgaccccacgatcacgacccaagctgaaatcaagagttgggcgcccaacccactgagtccccccagacgcccctgttC
This region of Meles meles chromosome X, mMelMel3.1 paternal haplotype, whole genome shotgun sequence genomic DNA includes:
- the LOC123934467 gene encoding EKC/KEOPS complex subunit LAGE3-like — protein: MQAAGADAGAGGGADAADDGPDGRDRRGGPGGPGFPGGAGEAAAAAAGRARPVSRARHVPEPGGDAAATTGRRETRRHVFALCVPFPSRLEAEIACGSLAPDAEPHRKAVEKQLTVSGSVLAVRWRAEDPRLLRISVLNFLEHLSLVMRTMRRFGPPVSR